The Asterias rubens chromosome 16, eAstRub1.3, whole genome shotgun sequence region gtttaaaggcagtgcacactattggtaattactcaaaataattatcagcataaaacctcacttggtaacaagtaattgggagaggttgatggtataaaacattgtaagaaacagctccctctgaagtggcatagttttcgagaaagaagtaattttccacgaatttgattttgagacctcaagtttagaatttgatgtctctaaatcaagcatctaaacgcacacaacttcgagtgacaagggtgttttgttctttcatagttatcgcgcaactccgacgaccgatcgagctcaaattttcacagggttgttattttatgcatatgttgatacaataagtgagaagactagtatttgacaattaccaatagtgtccactgtccttaATTGGAAAACAGTTCACGCAAAGCACGACCTCCAAATACAGGATTTATTCCCCTTggagaagagaagcaattatagtcaagcatctttctcaaagacacaagtgtcacaaccaggaatcgaacccacactctgaagaCTTAACCACCGGAAATTTGATGCTCTAGACCACTCAACCATCACACCCTGACCAATCTGAAAATCCAACTTAAATGTTACATACAATTCTATCAACAAAGCCATTTCTGATGAAAGTAATTTTGAAGGATGATAACTCAATCTTTAAATATCGCAAGCTTTCCGATAGAAAGATTAAAGAACAATCTCGTTGGGGTAATTTCCAAAGATAGTACAACCTTACCTTCAAGACAGGAATGATATAGACTTTGAACTATAAGACTCATTCTACACAAAGAACACTATTGTTAACAATGTCTTCTTACCATCTtaatcaatttatttcaaatcatCAGTACATTTGTTTTGATACTGACAGTATAGTAAATGGTTAAAGAAATGGACATTATACTAAACTTTCTGGTTTTAAACGCCAGACTGGTCAAAAGTGTAAACAGTACATTCCTCTCACAATGTAAaacaatgtttacattttttatactaGTATCAAGAATCAGTCAATGAACTTTGGCTGAAGTTTAATTCATCGGAAAGTTATATCTACATGCCAAACCAGTGAACGTACATGTCCCAACAATACATGACTTACACATGTATGTGTAGTCGCTTGTGGCATTGGAAAATCCAGCAATGCAATTGAAgtgttgtaaaaaacaaaaatcaagggCTTTTAATTACCCTTAAAGATGCAGGAGAGTTTCTAACAATCATGACTTATCCAGTACCATTCAGGTTTGTAAACGTTGGTACATTAGGCCCAACACATCTTAAACACAAACTATGCAGAAGTCATAACAGCAATGATGAGAGGCCATCACCAAGAGGACCACAGGTCCAATATGATCAGAGGTCATTTCCAAGATGATTGGAGGTCAAGTCATTACCAAGATGATCACAGGTTCAAGATAATCAGAGGTTAATCTTACCAATAAGATCAGAGGTCATGACCATGTTGAACACAGGCTATTACTACACTGTACATGTTCATGATCAGAGGTCATTACCTAGACGATCACGGGTCATTTTCTGCAGATGTCATTACCGAGATGACCTTTCTGCTCCAGACAAACGTGTGCATATTATGTACAGTATTTTAACACTTCCACTTTGTTTGAAGAGGCCATAACAAACATGACGACATTTCCACTCCAGACAGACAGTAATTAAACATTTTCACTGTTTTGCAGAGGTTATTACCAGGGAAGACCTCTTTAATTTTGCAGAGGTCCTGTCCGAGCAAGATGATACTTCCACTTCCGCTCCAGACATATAATAAAGCATCTGCAGTACCTGCGCTGTTTTGTGAAGAGGTCATTACCAAGATGACCTCTTCAGTTTTGCAGAGGTCAAGTCCAAGCAAGATGAATATTCAACTCCAGACATATGATTAGCATCTGCAGCACTGTTTTTTGAAGAGGTCATTACCAGGATGACCTCTGCACTCCGGACATATGATTGGCATCAGCAACTTGGCGCCACACGATACGACTGAGTCTCCAGCGGGGCAACACGGAGCGAGGCCTGGAGGTGATAGCACAGCGGTTGCGTTGTCGTATCCAGCAACTGTCCCTCGGAAAGGCCGCAATCTCACGGTCTGCTATCTCCTAGTGGGGTAGGAAAATCATTTGTGGATGAGTATTTTATGTCGCAGAGCAGAGATCTGCATGAAACACTGAAGCAGAAATGCATCCCCAAATATTGGTGGGATTAAatctattgtgtttttttttcttttcacaggactcgaaaaagtacagagtatacagtgttttaaacacacatcggtatatgggttcaaacaaaaattaatattctttatccccgatgcaaatttaacatctcttatgcagtacccactgccaaaacataggattcgaactgcctctaactatcgggcaacctcggtagtctagttggtaagacactgctctagaattgcaagggtcgtgggttcgaatcccacccaagtaacatgcctgtgatatttgttcacaggactcgggaaagtactgagtatacattgctaacacacatcgttgtatgggtaaaaaaaaaaaaaaaaaattaatattgtgttttacacaaaatgtattgtCGTTTTGTGTCTgctttgttattgtttacatgtaaatgcttATCAGGAGGCCTACTTATAATGCAGATGTAAcgacttttttattttgagtaacagtTAAGTCATGTTTGTTTTTCGCAGAGCAAGGTAAATTGGTTTGTGTAAAGCACGGTTTTGTAGTTATAAAGTAGTTTTACTTTATCTTTGAAATCAGCTcagatttgtattttgttgttttatattgaCAAATAGAGGcacatattttttacaaaggCACATATTTTTTACAAGGGCCTATTAAACAATTCCTTGAGCTAGGCTTCCCAAACCactgtttcatttatttttaacttgGTGTTTACTATTTCTAGTAATATTATTACTTAGTCGGCAACAAAAAAGTTGAAATACAAACACATACAATGTAAGACATGTCATACATGAAGGACAGTCAAGATGAAAGATAAACTGTAAAACAAGTACCAATCAACATGAATCTTGGAGGTCCCAGTATTTGTAGGTACGAACAAATGGGTGAAGAGAATAAGGTGGGGGTGGGGATGAGGTATGTCAGGAAGAAGGGGAGTGCCGGATGAAAACCCTTAAGTTCAAACAAATCCAAATAATATATCCTACaagcacattttgtttattaaactACGCCAAGGAAAATTCCTTGTACATCTTTAAACTGAAATGTGACCGTACATTTGTATCCTGCACAAAATTGTAGTTTTCCCCTGGCTAACGAACTGAGCATGGATGGTGTACAAACTAAAACTTACAACTGAAGCCAAACTTAGGCAGACAATTTAAAACAGAGCTCTCACAATAATATACGCAATATTCGAACTACACCCAAATTGTGAGCACTTGATCAAAAGGCAGAGGGAAGAGCAAATTAAATGACACTAAATTCACACTTTTTCCAGGCTCAAATTGGAGGGGAAAGACCTCAAGATGACCTGGCTTTGTGGCTCAAAACATTTCAACAAGTTTCATCTCTACCAAAACGGAATCAAACAAGAAACCAATTTACGACACAGTCTAACACCTGAGTTGCTTTTATAGAAAAGACAAGCCCTAGAAAAGACCTCATTACTACTCAACAGAATGTAACGATATTTGtaagactcaaagtcaacaattAGGCCTAAAGATCATTTTTATTTGTCACGATTTGctcaaatgaaaaacacaagactgtcgAACTTGTccgtttttaaatttaaaatcacTGGTCTCAGGCCTGCGCTCCAGTGTTTAAGTTTTGAGTCTgcttttccatttttgtttccattttttaaCAGATCTTTACAGCTAGTGAGGTGTGATTTGACAAAAATATGAACCATGTGGTCACTGAGAGTAGCGAGGCAAGCCACCTTATGTTTGAAGGGGACAGGAAAACACCAACATAAGAAAACATGCATCCTGTTTGTACACTGTAATAGTCATTGCTACAAAAGGTTGCTTTtgcatctcaacatacatgtatgcctacATTTCTACCTGCATGATACAACATTATGACAGACAGGCAGGTTTCGATTGTTtacaaattcaaacaaattgGACCCAGTTGTTACCGATTAACAACATGGTCTTTGGGTGTGTGGCCGCGCGCCGTAGCAAATACTGTTTTACGATTTAAAACAAGTTTGGAGAATAATTGCACATAAATGATAATACATGTGATCTTATCTGTATCACCACCAATACTGCAATATCATAAAATCATTTTTGCTGATTACCACCCAGATAAATACAATCTTTATCTTCCTGGGCCACACTTCAAAAaaactgtaagcacaaaaacaagttgctaaacacaaaaaaagCATTGCTTAACAtaaacaggataccagccaaaattccattaaatttagactgttgtgactggtaccccgaCTCAAATATTGCTTAGAAGTCTGTAATGAAATTTGGTCCTAAACATACACATACCTTAAGCTCATCTGGTAGGATGGTGTTCTTCCGTATGCAGTTGATTCGTCTCCTCTCGACGCCATACTCCTTGAAGAGCCTCCGTCGCTTGACATCGCGGAGCATCTTCCAGTCTGCATAGTAAGGTCTGGATGGCACTCTGTCTGGTTGGGAGAACACACTCAAGACGGGAAGCTGTGAACACTAAGATGTAAACGACAACAACGACATTGAACAGTTAAATGGTTATACCCCTGCAAGCCAGTAGCTTTTTTTAACAACTCAGACACCCTCATCATTTatcaaaatttttaattttaactttggataacatttattttgatattaCAGAATGTGAATTGATGTCTCTGTTGCCCCTTGTCTTAGTGCCAGATTCTCTCGTTTTGATTTGTCATAACTTCCACCgctagagagggcgctgtaattTATCGAAATGAACCGCTCAGAACTTTACCATTAACACCATGCCCTTTTTTTGGCAGAAGTGTAAAAGTGACAAACTAAACAGAGAAGCGCAACAGGACCACCTGACAACACTTGTTTGTGGAAGTCAGTTGAGTTGCTTTATAATGCCTTTGGCGCATGCTCATGTGGTCACAATGTCTAAAACGGAATCACCTGCAATTTGTTTTCCAGAAtgatggattaaaaaaaaatatattttttacttttggtaCATTGAAGGTTGGTCTATTTCACTCCATCTGTCGATGGTTAAACTTTCTAAATTGTCTGCACGTGCCACTGAATTAGGCTACTGATCATGCTACTTTGTAGTTAGAAAATAAACTTTATACCCAGCATGcccagcagctgatttcacgaaacgctatgattaatcatatctcgagtttggacgagtaactcgtcctaacttgtatgatgggttcaatgcatcctacgtctatggatacagaacttaactcgtcctaagtcctattagaataagattaatcctaagtaagaaaaatttggtgaaatcgacgccAGAACGTCAGGTGGTCAGTGCAGAGAGTGCATGCAACAGACACtgacaccatacatgtacaaccgCAGGGCAAGCCCTGCCCTGGGACTAGCTAGCAATTTTAGTGGAGTTCAACCTGGGCTAGTTATTGGCATGGGCTGCCGCCTTGCCAGCATGCCAttggtcctactaaaagccgacaacacaCCAACAACAAGTTTTAAACACCTAATAACTAGCAAATAAACCAAGGACTTATTAGAACTAAGTGTGCTTTGtattaaaatatataaacagATATGTAATGTCAAAACTACGCGAAAAGtctgaatttttaaccagaaaaaaacttggCTTTTTTAAATCCACCTTTGCAAAAGGACTGGCTGAGGAGCTTTTCCCAAATCTAATGTGATGCTCTCGGACACTTGTAAccatctgtttcataaaacagtATTAGTGAATGCGTATACCAGCAAATCTTGttagtgttatccgaccctgtttTTAGTGTTGgcgttagtgttaacacaggtcctcatgcaactaaaaacggtataaaataagtttgcggttgattcaaactgaagaattggtggcctgtttgatttaaaatactAAGCAGTGTGCTAAGCGgcaatcttgaaaaaaaatagtaaatagtaaataataaggCCCTCattctcctcttttttttttttatttggacaatcaactggtatttttttttggataacattccgtatggcgccaccactttttcactaatttttacaaaaaaggatatctcattgaggtaaattagatactatattatttcatatcgaatgaaaaagtggtggcgccatacggaaacttttcctttttttttatttggccttatgaTGCGGGCAAGATGGACTGGCGCTTACAACTCAATAGAGGGCCGGCATCAACTGTGCACACAGTGTggtgaaggtcttcacatgacgcccgccctctgttgttggtaagtgctaaatctacccgtatcgATATTTTATGGACTGGTCGAAAACCgttttttaagccaagatggcgtctgagtttggttttttttttctggttcaGAATTCAGACTTTTCGTAAGGTTTTGCCATTTTATTTCTGCATAATTTCTGTTTATATAAAGCTtagttctaaaaaataaaatactcatttggtttatttgattttgaggtatTTGAAAGAGAAACTTATGTTTATGACATGTCATATGATATTATAGGATGATAGTGTGTGTTGTTGGCACTCTGGATGGACTTGTTGTCGTCGGCGTGTTGTCGGCACTCTGGATTTACGTTTacgttgtcggcttttagtagtaCCCAATGCCATATTGCTTGCCTGTAACAAAAATTGAGCACCGTATGCGTACCACACCAGTCCACAACAACAGCACATGTTCAGCAACTTTTCATTGAGTTGAccaaatcaaaataagaaataatGGTTGCTGCTtggtcaaaaaaataatgattacacaactttgaaatgtgctcaacccTAAGCTATTGATACACATACATCGACAAACATTGTGTTTAGTTACTAACAACTTaatgagagagaaaaacaatacCTTCTGGCCACTTTCATGGATGATAGACGTTACTTTCCTCAAAAGAGTTGCACAAATTCCGGACGCCATGTTTGCAAGATGAGCTCAGTAAACAACGCCCTCAAGTGTTTGGATTAAATAGTGCATGAGTGCACTTTTGATGAATAGCGCCACCGCTGAACTTTTCATCctccattattttgttttatttttttatgcagaTCATGTTGGTTCGCCTCATCATAATAGGTTTACCGACTGGCAGAGTGGAATTTAATAAGAGCTAAAAATTTCGTACCGACTGCCATTTTATTCTTTTAATTAAGGTCAACAATTAGTATCCTCGCTGTCTGGAAGTAATTCTGTCTTGCTGcttagaattgccatcctcaaaaaagAAATCTTGGATTTTTTTAAGGGTTCCCTTTTTTATTAAGAAGgaaaaagacaaattaatttCCCCGTTGACTGAGCACAACGAAAgtgccatttttttaaaataatgtataggttttcttggtcaatttcggaaaatgagcagccaattaaaatccatcaagctattctatttcgcgcgaaatcgaatgctagtgaaaagggtcattcgatttcgttttatgattagtcaaaatgtaatgttgcgtcattcgattaaaaaaaaatgttttgttagtaattcatcaaagcagcgttcaaattcgcagacgcttcttgaggcgtctgtgtcttaaaaaaatgttgatacgctaaattgaacagagtgctaaaggaatttgtctCGACTCTAGTCTAAACGAAACTGAATGgccaaattctaaatttgaaacGCAGTGTCAACTGGAGAAGCAAAACacctttaattcgaacgcatggaaatgaaattgactgctaatttgccgaatttgaccgagaaaacctacaCTAAATAGGCCTACAGCCAGAAAACAAGTATTTTGGTGACAATCATGACCTACACCTGGCGTGTGCCTAGTACTTTTAGTAGAAGATGTGGTTGGTCGTGGGTGAGTAGGGCACGGTAATAGTTTGGAATAACAGTAACCTCGTAGTTGTAAAGTGAACAAAGACTCGTCACCTATAGTTTCCTCGAGTGGTCATCAGGAACACTGACATCTAAGTGAGATAGGCCTACTGTGTGCCACCATCCTTGTTGGTCAAAgataagaagaaaaacaaaaaacaagtgttttgaaggggggggggggggccgggGGAATAGtgagcactattggtaattactcaaaataattattagcataaaaccttacttgattctGAGTATAGctcaatgtgagaaacagctccctttgaagtaacatagttttcgagaaagaagtaattttccacgaatttgattttgagacctcagaatttagaacttgaggtctcgaaataagcatctgaaagcacacaacttcgagtgacaggggtgttttttctttcgttattatctcgcaacttcgacgaccgattgagctcaagttttcacagggtgttattttgtgcattatgttgagatacaccaagtgagaagactgtacattgacaattaccaacagtgtccaatgtctcaaaacaataaatacacaATAATGAACTGGACATACCAATTGTTTTTACGTCATTCATTGTGCGATTGATTCATTTTTATTGTGCATGTTTGTGTGCATAGGCTTACTTAAATTCACACACTATTTACAGAAAAGTCTGAGTAAACTCAGGATTTCACAGAAATAAAgtattattcaaatttaaaaaacattcgAACTCTAAACACTTCCGGGTCACTGGTTGAACCGGATCCATCGGATGTCCAAGGGAAATCTGTCACCGTGGAGATTCCGTCCCCTATAATGGGAAATTAAAACGGGCTGAAGGAGGAAGATCTGGAGGCCTAACAGAAGaagtttgtaggcctacacagtttgggggacagaatctcctgctaCACCGGGGCCCGTGGGCGGGGCCTGACCCCAATCTTGGGTCAGAATGAACCGGAATCATCGGTGTGTCAAAAATGACCAAGAAATTGGTCAACTCTGACCCGCGGGTTTTCAGAGTGAAACACAGGTGACCTTTACACAAGATCAACCGTACACATTTCAGAacatttacagaaaaaaaaatattttgagtagtttaTTGAAATTTGTTAAACTCAACAATACATTATTGACTTATCTCACTTAGGTACAATATCAAAAAGCTTCTACGCAATTTTTGTTACACACACCGTTCACACAccattttgcacaaaaattgtGACTTCTGAACTAACAGTGCTCTTATTTAAATGAAACCCGCATTATGTTATAACGAATTGCATCATATCACTGCAATTATCTAATCATAAACAAAACTTGCTAATGAAAACTACGGAGCGAGTACCGAAACTACTTGTCCATATTACAAGATTATCTGAGCCCAAAACAGTGAACCAATACCTAGGAATAAGTTTACTTGCCATGATACATTTTTTCACCAAGACATCTTTCTGATGCTATAGGTCTAGTAGAAGTCGACTTGACCAATACTTTCTTTGCCAAGGTAACCTTATCATTTTAGAAGGTCGACTTGTCTCAATCATTTCTACGAACGGATAAGAGAAACATGGTGCAATTTTTGCCAAAAATGATTCGTTCAGCCTGTTCAACTGTGtgtgaattctgatgttgttTAACATTAAGTTTACACATTGCTTATTTATACaggcgtttgttatgaaatgaatggttgaaaagaaaaacccccaaaacctAAACGCTAACACCAATACAAGTCCCAAATTTTCACTCTCATAACCATCTGAAAATACGTTATTGTCGTGAAAATAGCATTATTTTCACTGCGGCTTGATTAATTGGcaaaatagaaaaagaaaataaaccaagacaaaatgtacacaatagTTCAAAGTTAAATTTAAACAAGGATCAAATTTTccttgttttcatttaaaatttaaatgaaattgtcaCGATTTAGTTGAAAAATGTACAAGAAGATTTAAATGCATTTACTCTTCCGATTTGATTTACTTTAGTAGGCCTATACGTTATTTAGTATTGTGTGTACCGATTTTAGCACGAACTCCTTTAGGGGCAAGTTTACCTTTGGTTCTTGAAACCCTTCGATTGTTTTACtccaatacaataaaactatactgttaaaaattactttcaaaaggtggtagcttGTTTTACATAAcccgccgaaaatctggagcggttatgtccacgcaagaATAATAATCGGTAGGTATTCGgaatgagaaacatttctgacgATTATTTatgaatccctctctctaaaaccaaatTTCTTTCCATtaaattgtttctaaaaaacTGCCGTGCTTCTTATACGCGTATaagatttgttgtttgtttagattAGCAAAATGTATACCCTGCCTTTCAGGTCGTATCTGGCTGAAGTTCGGCTACGGCTGCGACTTATGGCTACAGCAACTATTAATACCGTTGGAGAAAATGCCATTTTCAGCAATCTAGAACATTGCATGTCAAAGCCCATGGTTTGGAAACGCAAATTAGATTGCATAATCAACTTTGTTAACAGTGAACGAAATGGTAAAACTATAGAGAGGTAAATGATTAACGGTGTCCCAACTTGACAAATTTAAACCGGAAATAAAATGTGTACACAGACATCCGGACATCTGTGACATCTTTCATTTGTCAGGCTAAATATTACTCTTCTACCGcgaaggcaccggacacctttggtaattataaagacaagtattctcacttgatgtatatcCAAgcatacatgcataaaataacaaatctgtaaacattatTCGGCTCTATAATtactcatcgaagttgccagagaataatgaaagaaaaaaacaacccttgcttgcacattgtgtgctttcagatgcatattttTTAGTGGGAaaatacccctttctcaaaaactatgttacttccgaggtagccgtttctcacaatgttttacactatcaacagctctccattgctcgctaccaagtaaggttttgctGACAAATCATTGTTtagggtaattaccaatagtgtccagtgcctcaagGTGCCACACCGTCGTAACTTTCCTGAGCAATACTTTGAATTGGCAGACAGGTTGATACCGGATGCTCGTGGGGCACGGAGCGCCGCTTGCCCCCACGGGCACTCTGCAACGagtggtatcttgccttgcTTGCCTTctacctctctctctctaggaaccgggttcaaatcccgccggGTTCAAAACCAACtccactatgtggattgggttgtcATGCCCCGACTGAATGCGTGGGTTTCTCATAGATTAATTATCTGTGTGTTCCTCCCACATCCAGAACCGAAACTTCCTTCTTTATTTTCTCTCCTATAagttaagttcgcttttctgagcaACCAGAATGCATATGACAGATTTTAATCATTAACGTttatttctgattttaattCATGTGTGCTGTTTTTATCTTTCGTATTTCGCCTGTAAATTGTAATACTTTTCATAAATGTTTATTTATgcgatgtatttttgtataatggtaaatttttagtgtgtatttttatataacattatttttagacacgcaaaaccaaagggtatttcactgtacaaatatttgtatttttacaaatgacaataaaacataattcatattcataaatgaaatgaaatacatCAAAGCGACATCTGATGGTCATAATCATGGTCAGAAAGGCAAACTAAAAAAATTGCCTTCAAGTGGCgcaattttaaacaacttttaaaaatgatAGTAAACATAACTGCACAGCAGTGATATAACCCGaacatttgacgtcacacttcgggTTCGTGAGAAGTACGCCAGAGATCTGTCATTGAGCCCTCGTGATCGTCCATAATCACATTTGACCTTGCGTCATTTCACGGTTCGGGAGATTCCCAGTTAAATTCGACGTACATGGTGTATGCATAGTGAAGCCAACACCTGTCCTTATCCTTATAGGGACCAATCCAGTGATGAGTGACGTCATTAAGTGAGTGAAGTCAAAGGTGTGGCGCCCTTGGCCAGCttgctaattattttgttcagggGAAACACAATAATGGGgtggccttttcgaaaccacgacttcagctccagattcggctcagagGCAAGCATGGCCccgcagttgttttgacaattgcgtgTGCTTTtcgtacgtgctcagggcttcagacgagagaacggaacCTGAAGCCGAATTCAAACCCGAAGCCGTTCGTAACGATAAAAAACTAAGGGGCTTCAATAAACTGTTCATACTTCGGTCTCTCTGTCCTCAGGAACTATTCTCTTCTCATACAGCATGTCATAGTAAGGCTGCGACACCTTTATCGCGTGTTGGAAGTCCGCAGGCAAGGAAAGCACATCAACTGGCTTGGGCTTCCTGTAGCTGAAACAGCTGCTCTTTAGAGCCTTCTCGTAGACCCCGATATGTTGCATCAGTTTCAAGCTGCTGGCCCACGACTGGGTCACATTGACCTGTGGATCCCAGTCGAGCATGCTTGTCTTGAAGGGCACACCGACGGCCTCGCAGTAACGCCTGATCATCTGTT contains the following coding sequences:
- the LOC117300601 gene encoding 28S ribosomal protein S14, mitochondrial-like yields the protein MASGICATLLRKVTSIIHESGQKCSQLPVLSVFSQPDRVPSRPYYADWKMLRDVKRRRLFKEYGVERRRINCIRKNTILPDELKEIADREIAAFPRDSCWIRQRNRCAITSRPRSVLPRWRLSRIVWRQVADANHMSGVQRSSW